The following proteins are encoded in a genomic region of Tenuifilum sp. 4138str:
- the hutH gene encoding histidine ammonia-lyase: MAKVHTISPKPLSWDVIENLIDEPHTLELSEESRQLIAKCRDYLDRKMENEETPIYGITTGFGSLCNKTISKDELSQLQKNLVMSHACSTGDMVKPEIVKLMLFLKAHALSLGHSGVQVETVQRIIDFYNNDVIPVVYDRGSLGASGDLAPLSNLFLPLIGMGEVHYDGQIVSAADVLKKFGWKPIELKSKEGLALLNGTQFMSAHGVYAMVKAFKLAKLADIIGAVSLEAFDGRIDPFHENIQNVRPHQGQIETARAFRKILDGSELIKRPKKHVQDPYSFRCIPQVHGASKDAINYVAGVLLTEINSVTDNPTIWPDEDLVISGGNFHGQPLALAYDFLAIALAELGNISERRTAQLILGLRGLPEFLVANPGLNSGFMIPQYAAAAMVSQNKQLCAPASVDSIVSSNGQEDHVSMGANAATKLLRVVDNLERILAIELFNAAQALEFRRPAKSSPYLEEFIASYRSNVGFIEQDRIMYKEMDKTVEFLRLGKFQRE, translated from the coding sequence ATGGCAAAAGTTCATACCATATCGCCCAAGCCCTTAAGCTGGGATGTAATTGAAAATTTGATTGACGAGCCTCATACCCTTGAGCTTTCCGAGGAATCGCGCCAGCTTATAGCCAAGTGCCGCGATTACCTTGACCGTAAGATGGAGAATGAGGAGACCCCTATTTACGGTATTACCACTGGTTTTGGTTCGCTATGCAACAAAACCATATCGAAGGATGAACTCTCACAGCTGCAGAAAAATCTTGTTATGTCGCATGCCTGCAGCACAGGCGACATGGTTAAGCCCGAAATTGTAAAGCTGATGCTTTTCCTTAAGGCTCACGCACTATCGTTAGGACATTCGGGTGTTCAGGTTGAAACCGTTCAGCGTATTATCGATTTCTACAATAACGATGTAATTCCCGTTGTTTACGACCGTGGCTCACTAGGAGCATCGGGCGATTTGGCGCCCCTTTCAAACCTGTTCCTGCCGCTAATTGGTATGGGTGAGGTGCATTACGATGGCCAAATAGTTTCGGCTGCCGATGTACTCAAAAAATTTGGCTGGAAGCCCATTGAACTGAAATCGAAGGAAGGGCTTGCCCTGCTTAATGGCACGCAGTTTATGAGTGCACATGGCGTTTACGCCATGGTTAAGGCTTTTAAGTTGGCCAAGCTAGCCGATATAATAGGCGCAGTTTCACTTGAGGCGTTCGATGGTCGTATTGACCCATTCCATGAAAATATTCAGAATGTTCGGCCGCATCAGGGACAAATTGAAACGGCCCGTGCTTTCCGAAAAATACTTGATGGAAGCGAGCTCATTAAGCGCCCCAAAAAGCACGTTCAGGATCCCTACTCATTCCGGTGTATTCCGCAGGTGCACGGAGCCTCAAAGGATGCCATTAACTACGTGGCAGGAGTATTGCTAACCGAGATTAACTCGGTTACTGATAACCCAACCATTTGGCCCGATGAGGATTTGGTAATTTCTGGTGGTAATTTCCATGGGCAGCCGCTGGCCTTAGCATACGATTTCCTTGCCATTGCCCTTGCAGAGCTTGGCAACATCTCGGAACGCCGAACAGCGCAGCTTATTCTTGGCTTACGCGGTTTACCTGAATTTCTGGTTGCTAATCCCGGCCTTAACTCCGGTTTTATGATACCGCAGTACGCTGCTGCTGCCATGGTAAGCCAGAACAAGCAGCTTTGCGCTCCCGCATCGGTCGATTCCATTGTTTCTTCAAACGGCCAGGAAGACCATGTTAGCATGGGTGCCAATGCAGCCACAAAGCTGCTTAGGGTGGTCGATAACCTTGAGCGCATACTGGCCATTGAGCTATTCAATGCAGCCCAAGCTCTTGAGTTCCGTCGGCCTGCAAAATCATCGCCCTACCTTGAGGAATTTATTGCCAGCTACCGTTCCAACGTAGGTTTTATTGAGCAGGATAGGATAATGTATAAGGAGATGGACAAAACTGTTGAATTCCTCAGACTGGGTAAGTTTCAGCGGGAGTAA
- a CDS encoding DUF3298 and DUF4163 domain-containing protein: MQSKNLIRSALLVAIVALAYYTYTQIVANSSNNLTFSADSVVFKRGCLHPDSSCFRVAYRFPVPVGKGSSRIEKLIVNDFVGNMDEEIDRNDFAHLKDMLVKNSISYDSSYVEFLKQFGAGLEWYIDVDFTQILRTNRLITFRYEQSSYTGGAHDMYGYHYLNIDLKKTKILKLTDLFTDMDRFKAIAQKAFTVQYLNNPADKTEYWLADDGSLVLPNEFGLTSKGLLLHYNVYEIACFARGDIELLIPYPDLKEILVDAYQKELMN; this comes from the coding sequence ATGCAAAGTAAGAACCTGATTCGCTCAGCGCTGCTGGTGGCAATTGTTGCCCTGGCTTACTATACCTACACCCAAATTGTGGCAAATAGTTCCAACAATTTAACCTTTTCGGCCGACTCGGTTGTTTTTAAACGCGGTTGCCTACATCCCGACTCATCGTGTTTTAGGGTTGCTTACCGTTTCCCTGTTCCCGTTGGTAAGGGTAGCTCCCGTATTGAAAAGCTAATTGTAAACGATTTTGTGGGAAACATGGATGAGGAAATTGATAGAAACGATTTTGCTCACCTAAAGGATATGCTGGTAAAAAACTCCATAAGCTACGACAGTTCCTACGTAGAGTTCCTGAAACAATTTGGTGCTGGCCTTGAGTGGTATATTGATGTTGATTTTACACAGATTTTACGAACAAACCGATTGATTACTTTCCGTTACGAGCAATCGAGTTACACTGGCGGTGCCCACGATATGTATGGTTACCATTACCTTAATATCGACCTAAAAAAAACAAAAATCCTAAAATTGACCGACCTGTTTACGGATATGGACCGATTCAAAGCCATTGCCCAAAAGGCCTTTACGGTTCAGTACCTGAATAATCCTGCCGACAAAACCGAATACTGGTTGGCCGACGATGGCTCTTTGGTTCTTCCCAATGAGTTTGGTTTAACCAGCAAGGGCTTGCTGCTCCATTACAATGTTTACGAGATAGCTTGCTTTGCTCGCGGCGATATTGAGCTGTTAATCCCCTACCCTGATTTAAAAGAGATTTTGGTTGATGCTTACCAAAAGGAATTGATGAACTAA
- the radC gene encoding RadC family protein, giving the protein MENSEKRLTIKDLAEDDRPREKMERKGASSLSDAELIAILLRVGNASETAVDVAQRLLGQVNNSLNELARLSLHQLTRIKGIGRTKAITILAALELGRRRNAEGPINRERIFSSRSVIDLFQPVLADLPHEEFWVLLLNKSNRIIERVKVSQGGVGGTVVDPKLVLKHAVERLASAVIVVHNHPSGNPQPSDKDIALTEKLKNAAQLFDITLLDHVIVTDGECYSFADNGKM; this is encoded by the coding sequence ATGGAAAACTCCGAAAAGCGGTTAACCATAAAAGATTTGGCCGAGGACGACCGTCCACGCGAGAAAATGGAGCGAAAAGGAGCCTCAAGCCTTAGCGATGCGGAACTGATAGCTATTCTGCTCAGAGTTGGTAATGCAAGCGAGACCGCAGTTGATGTGGCCCAACGGTTACTGGGGCAGGTAAACAACAGTCTCAACGAGCTTGCTCGTCTGAGCCTGCATCAGCTTACCAGAATAAAAGGGATTGGCAGAACCAAAGCAATAACCATCCTGGCAGCGCTTGAGCTTGGTCGTAGGCGAAATGCTGAGGGGCCAATAAACCGTGAAAGGATTTTCTCAAGCCGGAGCGTTATTGATTTGTTCCAACCTGTCCTTGCCGATTTGCCACACGAGGAGTTTTGGGTTTTGCTTCTGAATAAGTCCAATAGGATAATTGAAAGGGTAAAGGTGAGCCAGGGTGGAGTGGGGGGCACCGTGGTTGACCCAAAGCTGGTGTTAAAACACGCCGTTGAGCGGCTTGCCTCGGCTGTTATAGTGGTTCACAATCACCCATCGGGGAACCCCCAGCCCAGCGATAAGGATATTGCGCTAACCGAAAAGCTTAAGAATGCTGCGCAACTCTTTGACATCACCCTGCTCGACCACGTAATAGTAACCGATGGCGAATGCTACTCCTTTGCCGATAACGGAAAAATGTAA
- a CDS encoding prolyl oligopeptidase family serine peptidase: MKRIIISAIMVIVANTSISQVSEMYKAEMFKSKGIQLPYRILYPKNFDSSKKYPLILFLHGSGERGSDNVKQLTHGAKLFASDSVMEKYPAIVVFPQCPANSYWANVDIVNQSDSNRAFDFPAKGKPTPAMAAVIELLDSLVRLSYVDRNRLYVGGLSMGGMGTFELLARKPKMFAAAFPICGGGSPKNVNRYAKRVKMWVFHGEADNVVPVYHSQRMVDAIKQAKGDVRFTVYPGVGHNSWDNAFAEPELLPWLFSKRK, encoded by the coding sequence ATGAAAAGGATAATCATTTCAGCTATCATGGTCATAGTTGCAAATACCTCAATTTCGCAGGTTAGTGAAATGTATAAGGCAGAGATGTTTAAATCTAAAGGCATCCAGTTGCCCTACCGTATTCTGTATCCCAAAAACTTTGATTCTAGCAAAAAGTATCCATTGATTCTTTTCCTGCATGGTTCTGGTGAACGGGGCTCCGATAATGTAAAGCAGCTTACCCATGGGGCTAAGCTATTTGCTTCCGACTCTGTTATGGAAAAATATCCCGCAATTGTGGTGTTTCCGCAATGTCCTGCCAATAGCTACTGGGCTAATGTAGATATTGTAAACCAGTCCGATAGTAATCGGGCCTTTGATTTTCCAGCTAAAGGGAAGCCAACCCCTGCAATGGCTGCTGTTATTGAACTTCTGGATTCGCTCGTAAGGTTGAGTTATGTTGATAGGAATAGGTTATACGTTGGCGGCCTATCGATGGGAGGAATGGGTACCTTTGAGTTGCTTGCCCGAAAGCCTAAGATGTTTGCTGCTGCATTCCCCATTTGTGGCGGAGGCAGTCCTAAAAATGTAAATAGATACGCTAAAAGGGTTAAAATGTGGGTATTTCACGGCGAGGCCGACAATGTTGTTCCCGTATACCATTCACAGCGCATGGTCGATGCCATAAAACAGGCAAAGGGCGATGTGCGTTTTACGGTTTACCCTGGAGTGGGGCATAATAGCTGGGATAATGCCTTTGCGGAACCTGAGCTGTTACCCTGGTTGTTCAGTAAAAGAAAGTAG
- the clpP gene encoding ATP-dependent Clp endopeptidase proteolytic subunit ClpP — MREFEKYAIKHRGINSLTLHQYTSMSNGYISPTIIEERQLNIATMDVFSRLMMDRIIFLGVPINDDVANIIQAQLLFLESTDPSKDIQIYINSPGGGVYAGLGIYDTMQYISSDVATICTGMAASMAAVLLTAGEKGKRTALPHSRVMIHQPMGGAEGQASDIEIVTREILKLREELYEIIATHSGNPIERIRKDSDRDYWMTAQEALDYGMIDEVLMRNKK; from the coding sequence ATGAGAGAATTTGAAAAATATGCAATAAAGCACCGGGGAATTAATAGCCTTACACTACATCAGTACACATCGATGTCCAACGGCTACATCTCACCAACCATCATTGAGGAGCGTCAGCTCAACATTGCCACCATGGACGTGTTCTCGCGCCTTATGATGGACAGGATTATTTTCCTTGGCGTTCCCATTAACGACGATGTGGCTAACATCATTCAGGCGCAACTGCTATTCCTTGAATCGACTGACCCCTCGAAGGACATTCAAATCTACATAAACTCACCCGGTGGGGGTGTTTACGCTGGCTTAGGTATTTACGACACCATGCAGTACATTAGTTCCGACGTGGCAACCATCTGCACCGGCATGGCTGCATCGATGGCAGCCGTTCTGCTTACTGCAGGCGAAAAGGGGAAACGAACCGCCCTGCCCCACTCACGTGTAATGATTCACCAGCCCATGGGTGGAGCTGAGGGTCAAGCTTCCGATATCGAGATTGTTACCCGCGAAATACTTAAGCTCCGCGAGGAACTTTACGAGATTATTGCCACCCACTCGGGTAATCCCATTGAACGTATCCGAAAGGACTCCGACCGCGACTACTGGATGACCGCGCAGGAAGCGCTTGACTACGGTATGATTGACGAGGTTCTTATGCGTAATAAGAAGTAA
- the tig gene encoding trigger factor, with protein MNIVREDIDSLNTTIRVKVEKNDYAESVEKSLKDYRKKANINGFRPGMAPMSLIRKMYYRYILADEVTKLASDKLFDFIKDNKIRTLGEPIPSEKQTPINWETDESFELAWDLGIAPEIDIKFTKKDKFPFYKILPNDEIRKSYIDSYRSRHGKYVSVEATDDKGLVKATLTELNDDESPRENGVTVEGASISVALVADEVERKKLTGVKVGDVLVIDTHKAFPNQADRSALLRIKKEELANVNPLFQLTITETLTFAPAELNQEFFNAVYGEGVVNSEEEFNKKIDEEIEHNLEHESEYRFGIDLKEKLLEKLKIELPKDFLIRWLIAINEGKFTREQIESEFPMFEKDLKWQLISNKVAEEQNFAVTNEELEDFAMGYARSQFAAYGMSFLPDEYIKRYAADILKNRDEVRKFQERILDKKVIDWFKANVNLDTKEITIDEFNKLK; from the coding sequence ATGAATATTGTTAGGGAAGATATCGATTCGTTAAACACAACCATTCGGGTTAAGGTTGAGAAAAACGACTACGCTGAAAGTGTTGAAAAAAGCCTGAAGGATTACCGCAAAAAGGCAAACATCAATGGTTTCCGTCCGGGAATGGCCCCTATGTCGCTCATTCGCAAGATGTATTACCGCTATATCCTGGCCGATGAGGTAACCAAGTTGGCATCGGATAAGCTTTTCGATTTTATTAAGGATAATAAGATCCGCACCCTTGGTGAACCCATTCCAAGCGAAAAACAAACCCCCATTAACTGGGAAACCGACGAGTCCTTTGAACTCGCCTGGGATTTAGGTATTGCCCCTGAAATTGATATCAAGTTTACCAAAAAGGACAAATTCCCATTCTACAAGATTTTACCGAACGACGAGATACGCAAGAGCTACATCGACAGCTACCGCAGCCGCCACGGCAAGTATGTAAGCGTTGAGGCTACCGATGATAAAGGGCTGGTTAAGGCTACCCTTACCGAACTCAACGACGATGAATCGCCACGCGAAAACGGTGTTACCGTTGAGGGTGCCTCTATTTCCGTTGCCCTTGTTGCCGATGAGGTTGAACGTAAAAAGCTCACCGGTGTTAAGGTTGGCGATGTGCTTGTAATTGATACCCATAAGGCATTTCCCAACCAAGCCGACAGGTCGGCGCTGCTCCGAATCAAGAAGGAGGAGCTGGCAAACGTTAACCCCCTATTCCAGCTAACCATTACTGAAACGTTAACCTTTGCCCCCGCAGAGCTTAACCAGGAGTTTTTCAATGCGGTTTACGGTGAGGGTGTTGTAAACAGCGAGGAAGAGTTTAATAAGAAGATAGACGAGGAGATTGAGCACAACCTTGAACACGAAAGCGAATACCGCTTTGGTATCGACCTTAAGGAAAAGCTGCTCGAGAAGCTTAAAATTGAACTACCCAAGGATTTCCTAATCCGCTGGTTGATTGCCATTAACGAGGGTAAGTTCACCCGCGAGCAGATTGAGAGCGAGTTCCCCATGTTTGAGAAAGACCTTAAGTGGCAGCTCATAAGCAATAAGGTTGCCGAAGAGCAGAACTTTGCTGTTACCAACGAGGAACTGGAAGATTTTGCCATGGGATACGCTCGCAGCCAGTTTGCTGCCTACGGCATGAGCTTCCTACCCGATGAATACATCAAACGTTACGCTGCCGATATCCTCAAGAACCGCGACGAGGTTCGTAAGTTCCAGGAACGTATTCTGGATAAAAAGGTTATTGACTGGTTCAAGGCTAACGTAAACTTGGACACCAAGGAGATAACCATCGACGAGTTCAACAAGCTTAAGTAA
- a CDS encoding DUF190 domain-containing protein: MENYSKALRLRIYISSTDKLKHSLLFETIVYQAKRYGLAGATVYKGIMGYGASSVIHSYKFWEITEKLPVTVEVVDKEENIRRFYDKIKPFLEDMRYGCMVTAEPIEVWLYKEGTKRD; encoded by the coding sequence ATGGAAAATTACAGTAAAGCACTCCGATTACGTATCTATATTAGCTCAACCGATAAACTGAAGCATTCGCTTCTTTTCGAAACCATTGTTTACCAAGCAAAACGATATGGCCTGGCTGGTGCCACCGTTTATAAAGGAATTATGGGGTATGGCGCCAGCTCGGTAATCCACTCCTACAAGTTTTGGGAAATTACTGAGAAATTGCCAGTTACTGTTGAGGTGGTTGATAAGGAGGAAAATATCCGCAGATTCTACGATAAAATTAAGCCTTTTCTTGAGGATATGCGATACGGCTGTATGGTAACTGCTGAACCCATTGAGGTGTGGCTCTATAAGGAGGGAACTAAACGCGATTAG
- the crcB gene encoding fluoride efflux transporter CrcB, whose product MFRSILIVGIGGFLGSVSRFLVSRYFQLHTLSNFPWGTFTVNILGSFIIGLVFGLSERSNLISPEWRLFLAVGFCGGFTTFSSLANDAFILLQGREFLYLSVYTAASFFLGLLAVFAGRYIIQII is encoded by the coding sequence ATGTTCAGGTCGATTTTAATAGTTGGCATCGGTGGTTTTCTGGGTAGTGTATCGCGTTTCCTGGTGAGCCGGTATTTCCAGCTGCACACGCTTAGCAATTTTCCTTGGGGAACCTTTACGGTTAACATTTTGGGCAGCTTTATAATCGGTTTGGTTTTTGGCCTTTCGGAAAGGAGCAACCTAATCTCGCCTGAGTGGCGTTTGTTCTTGGCGGTGGGCTTTTGTGGGGGGTTCACCACCTTTTCGTCGTTGGCAAACGATGCGTTCATTCTTCTTCAGGGTCGCGAATTTTTATATCTTTCAGTTTACACGGCAGCCAGCTTCTTCTTAGGACTGCTTGCGGTTTTTGCCGGTCGCTACATCATCCAAATTATCTAA
- a CDS encoding HlyD family secretion protein gives MEDQQINIRSEEINEILGVPPRWIIRWGITVIFCVIVAIFIGSIFFKYPDTVVAPAVITAENPPSVVMARTTGKPRLNAVKDGDFVKRGDTLGVIENPANFEDIVSLAKFIRDFDIDRVLAGVSPNQFNTLNFVLGEVQNSYSAFTSALTNYTLFHKQKLHLLKIDALEGELKQYINHLKLLNLQHNLLLREYEITQKQFKRDSLLLQGKVIAQADFEKSQSTLLSKQQGLENSKLTISSTSITIEKLKQTIAETKIDLENQKQKVYDDVVKSFNQLKSALASWEKNYLLVAPSSGKLSFMGIWSDLQEVKTGEPIFAIIPENLGEIQVRLVIPFESAGKVRVNQRVNIKLDGYPYIEYGTVEGIISSISSGYNEQGFPAMAKLPNGAVTTYGTVLNFDRELRGTAEISTDNLTVFQRLFNHFKYLYKEKLK, from the coding sequence ATGGAAGACCAACAAATAAATATACGTTCCGAAGAAATTAATGAGATTTTAGGTGTTCCTCCCCGATGGATTATCCGCTGGGGTATAACAGTAATTTTTTGCGTAATTGTAGCAATTTTTATAGGTAGTATTTTTTTTAAGTATCCCGATACTGTTGTTGCACCAGCAGTAATTACTGCCGAAAACCCACCTTCGGTGGTTATGGCCCGTACCACTGGAAAACCTAGACTAAACGCAGTTAAAGATGGCGATTTTGTTAAAAGGGGCGATACTTTGGGAGTTATTGAGAATCCAGCAAACTTTGAAGATATAGTTAGTTTAGCAAAGTTTATTCGGGATTTTGATATTGATAGGGTTTTAGCTGGAGTTTCGCCCAACCAATTCAATACATTGAATTTTGTTTTAGGTGAGGTGCAAAATAGCTACTCGGCCTTTACTTCCGCATTAACAAACTATACACTTTTTCATAAACAGAAATTACATTTACTTAAGATTGATGCTTTGGAAGGAGAACTCAAACAGTACATTAATCATTTAAAACTTTTAAACTTACAACACAATCTCTTGCTTAGGGAGTACGAGATCACCCAAAAGCAGTTTAAACGCGATTCATTACTACTTCAAGGAAAAGTAATTGCGCAAGCCGATTTTGAAAAGTCACAATCTACATTGCTGTCAAAGCAACAGGGCCTAGAGAACTCCAAGTTGACGATTTCCAGCACATCAATAACCATTGAGAAGTTGAAACAGACCATTGCTGAAACTAAGATTGATCTTGAAAACCAGAAACAAAAGGTTTATGATGATGTTGTAAAGTCATTCAACCAGTTAAAAAGTGCCTTAGCATCATGGGAAAAAAATTATTTACTAGTAGCACCATCTTCAGGAAAGTTATCGTTTATGGGGATTTGGAGCGATTTGCAAGAAGTGAAAACAGGGGAACCAATCTTTGCCATAATTCCTGAAAATCTAGGCGAAATTCAGGTACGATTGGTTATCCCTTTTGAGAGCGCTGGCAAGGTTAGGGTTAATCAACGTGTAAACATTAAACTTGATGGATACCCATACATTGAGTATGGTACGGTAGAAGGGATTATATCCTCTATATCATCGGGTTACAATGAGCAAGGCTTTCCGGCAATGGCTAAGCTACCAAATGGTGCCGTTACTACATATGGAACAGTTTTAAACTTCGATAGAGAGCTGCGCGGAACCGCCGAAATATCAACCGATAATCTTACTGTTTTTCAACGGCTTTTCAACCACTTTAAGTATCTCTACAAGGAAAAGTTAAAATAA
- a CDS encoding peptidase domain-containing ABC transporter: MHSFPHYTQYDAMDCGPTCLRMVAKYYGKHYKLDTLRDRSHITREGVSLLGISRAAESIGFRTMGVKIGFEQLKNEAPLPAIVHWNQNHFVVVYKITGKKGQEVVHVSDPAAGLIKYPVNEFLNCWLSTNEGGEKQGVALLLEPTPDFYSNADEKLNKRRLGYLFKYLQPYHRLIVQLFLGLLLGSLLQLLLPFLTQSIVDQGIGNRNIGFIYLVLIAQLVLTLSRVSVEFVRGWILLHLGTRVNVSLISDFLAKLMRLPMRFFDTKMTGDLMQRIGDHKRIESFLTGTSLNIIFSFVNVIIFGVVLLVYSYKIFTVFLIGSTLYALWVLMFLKKRAELDNRRFAQMSANQSNVIQLIQGMQEIKLNGCEQQKRWEWESIQAKLFRVSVKGLALSQYQQSGAFLLNETKNIIITIIAAKSVVDGSMTLGMMLAVQYIIGQLNSPIEQLIGFFNAFQDAKISLERLSEIHLRNDEENLEDNLIADIPSDADLSVVNLSFRYEGPDSELVLNNINIKIPVGKQTAIVGTSGSGKTTLVKLLLGFYPPTSGEILIGQNSIETYSIRHWREECGVVMQDGFIFSDTIARNIAPGVENIDKQQLVKAAKIANIYDFIISLPLGFNTKIGGEGHGLSQGQKQRILIARAVYKNPKYIFFDEATNSLDASNERMILENLQDFFKGRTAVVVAHRLSTVKNADQIIVLEKGNVVEVGTHKELTASKGAYYTLVKNQLEL, from the coding sequence ATGCATTCATTCCCCCATTACACCCAATACGATGCCATGGATTGCGGCCCAACATGCCTACGCATGGTTGCAAAGTACTATGGCAAACATTACAAACTGGATACCTTACGTGACAGGAGCCATATTACCCGCGAAGGAGTAAGCCTGCTTGGTATTAGCCGTGCGGCAGAGAGTATTGGTTTCCGTACCATGGGCGTTAAGATTGGTTTTGAGCAGCTAAAAAATGAGGCTCCGCTACCAGCCATTGTGCACTGGAACCAGAACCACTTTGTGGTGGTTTATAAAATTACAGGTAAAAAGGGACAGGAGGTTGTGCATGTTTCCGACCCCGCAGCTGGTTTAATTAAGTATCCCGTAAACGAGTTTTTGAACTGCTGGCTATCCACAAACGAAGGGGGTGAAAAACAGGGTGTAGCTTTGCTTTTAGAGCCTACTCCTGATTTTTACTCAAATGCCGATGAAAAGCTGAATAAACGCCGCCTTGGCTACCTGTTTAAGTACTTACAGCCTTACCATAGGTTAATTGTACAGCTATTCCTAGGGCTGTTACTGGGGAGCTTACTTCAGTTACTTTTGCCTTTTCTGACTCAAAGCATAGTTGATCAGGGTATTGGCAACAGGAATATCGGCTTTATATACTTAGTGCTTATAGCACAGCTGGTATTAACGCTTAGCCGCGTTTCGGTTGAGTTTGTTAGGGGATGGATACTCCTGCATCTGGGAACAAGGGTAAACGTATCGCTAATCTCCGATTTTTTGGCTAAGCTCATGCGCCTACCAATGCGCTTTTTCGACACCAAAATGACAGGCGATTTAATGCAGCGCATTGGCGACCATAAGAGGATTGAGAGCTTTCTTACTGGAACATCGTTGAACATCATATTTTCGTTTGTCAATGTTATAATCTTTGGTGTTGTTCTACTGGTTTACAGCTACAAGATTTTTACTGTGTTTCTTATAGGGAGTACGCTTTATGCGCTTTGGGTGCTTATGTTCCTGAAGAAAAGAGCCGAGCTGGATAATCGCAGGTTTGCGCAGATGTCGGCAAACCAAAGTAATGTTATCCAGCTGATACAGGGAATGCAGGAGATTAAGCTGAATGGTTGCGAGCAACAAAAAAGGTGGGAATGGGAGAGTATTCAGGCAAAACTTTTCCGGGTTAGCGTAAAGGGTTTGGCTTTAAGCCAGTACCAGCAAAGCGGGGCTTTTCTGCTAAACGAAACTAAAAATATCATAATAACCATAATTGCTGCCAAAAGCGTTGTAGATGGCAGTATGACCTTGGGTATGATGTTGGCTGTGCAGTACATTATAGGGCAGCTAAACAGCCCTATTGAACAGCTTATTGGCTTCTTCAACGCTTTTCAAGATGCTAAAATCAGCCTTGAGCGTTTAAGCGAAATCCACCTCCGCAACGATGAGGAGAATTTGGAAGATAATCTTATTGCCGATATCCCCTCCGATGCAGACTTAAGCGTGGTGAATCTTTCGTTCCGTTACGAGGGCCCCGATAGTGAACTTGTGCTAAATAATATCAACATAAAAATACCTGTTGGTAAGCAAACGGCCATTGTGGGAACTTCTGGAAGTGGAAAAACTACTCTGGTTAAACTACTTCTTGGATTTTATCCGCCAACCTCAGGTGAAATTTTGATTGGGCAAAATAGTATTGAAACATATAGCATTCGGCACTGGCGTGAGGAATGTGGGGTAGTTATGCAGGATGGTTTTATTTTTTCCGATACAATTGCCCGAAATATTGCTCCAGGTGTGGAAAATATCGATAAGCAACAGCTGGTAAAAGCTGCTAAGATTGCCAATATTTACGATTTTATAATTTCGCTTCCATTGGGTTTCAATACAAAGATTGGGGGTGAAGGTCATGGCTTAAGCCAAGGGCAAAAGCAGCGAATCCTGATTGCACGAGCCGTATACAAGAATCCTAAATATATTTTCTTTGATGAGGCCACCAACTCGTTAGATGCAAGTAATGAGCGGATGATTCTGGAAAACCTTCAGGATTTCTTTAAGGGCAGAACGGCTGTTGTTGTAGCACATAGACTGAGCACTGTGAAGAATGCTGATCAAATTATAGTACTGGAAAAAGGCAATGTGGTAGAGGTTGGAACTCATAAGGAGCTAACTGCCAGTAAAGGTGCTTACTATACATTGGTGAAAAATCAGCTGGAGTTGTAG